The Chloroflexota bacterium region TCATCGAGCTGCGCACCAAAGACAGCCTGGCGGCGATGCTGATGTTCGGCATCCTGGCCCTCACCATCTTCAACTTCGCCTTCGAGCTTCGCGCCGATAGCCTGCTCCTCGTCGCTCCCGGCGTCCTCTGGGTCGCCATCCTCTTCGCAGGCATCCTGGGCCTAGGGCGCTCCTACAGCCATGAGCGTGAGCGCGGCTCTATGGAAGGCATTCTCTTATGTCCAGTGGATAGGGGGGCCGTCTACCTTTCGAAGTTCCTCGCCAATCTACTCTTCATCGGCCTCTCCGAGGTTTTCCTTGTTCCCGCCTTCTCCGAGTTCTTCGATGTGGACGCCTTGAGGGGCACCGTTATCGCCGTCATAATACTCGGGACGGTGGGATTCGCCGCCGTCGGCGCTCTCTTCGGCGCGATGGCCGTGAACACCAGGGCGCGCGAGGTGATGCTGCCGGTCCTGCTCCTGCCGATTCTCGTCCCGCTCGTCATCGCGAGCGTGAAGGCCACGGGCCTCCTCCTGGACGGCGAGCCTTGGCGGGAGATCAGGGCCTGGGCCACAATCCTGATCGTCTTCGATGTCGTCTCTCTGGTCGTCTCCTACATCGTCTACGAGTACGTCCTTGAAGACTGGGGCTAAACAGCAGTGAAGGCCATGAACACAGCGCAGCCCAAGGGAAGCGGCCCGGGATTCATGGGCCTGCCTCCCGCGCGCCTCATTTCGTATATCTACTTCCACCCCGAGCTCTTGGGGCTCGCTGCCGCCGTCCTCTGGATCGTCGGCCTCTACCTCGCCCTCATCTGGGCGCCGGTAGACCTCCTCCAGGGCGAACCCTACCGCATCTTCTACCTCCATCTGCCCATGGCCCTAGCCGCCTACCTCTCCTTCATCGTCGTCTTCATCGGCGGCATCCTCTACCTCTGGAAACGCAAGCGCCTCTTTGACGTCTGGGCGCGCTCCGCAGCGGAAGTCGGCCTCCTCTTCCTCACCCTTGTCATCGTCTCCGGCGGTATCTGGGGCCAGGCCACCTGGGGCACCTTCTGGGCCTGGGAGCCGCGCCTCACCTTTACCTTCATCCTGTGGCTCATCTTCGTCGCCTATGTCATGCTGCGCCAGACCGTGAAAGACCAGGAGCAGGGCGCGCGCTATGCCGCCGTCCTCGGCATCATCGGATTCCTGGACATGCCCATGGTCTTCCTGTCCGTCTACTTGACGGACCGCGACCTGCACCCGGAGCCGCGGGAGCTTCCTCCCGAAGTTTGGACCGTCACCTGGGTCACCTTCGCCGCCTTCATGGCCCTGTTGGCCTATATACTCATCCAGCGCGTCCGCATCGAACAGAGCCGCGAAGAGCTTGAAGAGCTTCGCGCTTCCCTAGAGGAGTAGCCTATGAGTGGAATCACGGCAGTCTACGTCGCCTTCTCCATCGTCATCGCGGCCATCTTCGGCTACACCTTCCTCCTCGGGTGCCGCCAGCGCGATGTGGAGGCCGAGATCCAAGATCTCAAAGCCGCCATCGCGCAGAAGAAGAGCGGCACGTAAGGCGAGGTGGTACGTCCATGCAGAACAAGGTCGCCGTGCTCCTCGCCGCCCTCGCCGTTGCCGGCATCATCGCCTCCTGCTCCGGCGGCGATTCCGGGAAGGGCAGGCCCACGCTCACACCGGCCTTCCGCACGCCCACCCCCACGGCCCCCATCGCGACGGTGCGCCAGGGGCAACAGGCGCCAGATTTTACCGTCCGCGCCGCCGATGGACGGGAGATAGCCCTCAGCAAACTCCTTCAGGAGAAGCAGGCCGTCATCCTCGTCTTCTATCGTGGCTTCTTCTGAGGCATCTGCAGGAACCAGCTCGTGGAGCTGCAAGAGAACTACCAAGCCTTCAAGGCGCGCAACGTGGAGGTCCTGGCCATCAGCATGGATAGGGAAAGCGATGCCAAGCAGATGGCCGATCTCGCCAAGGCCCAGTACCCCGTCCTGCCGGATCCCACCGGAGCCATCGTCCGCCGCTACGGCGTCTTCAATCTCCTGGGCGATAGCGTCGCAGCGCCCGCCACCTACATCGTCGCCAAGAGCGGCGCCGTCACTTGGGACCACATCCCGCGCGATATCGCAGACCGCCCCACATCGGTCCAGCTCCTCCAGCGGCCTGAACTGCCCAAGTAGGCATTCTGATGCTCCCTGCCATCCTCGCGCACACCGTCGGGCCTGAAGGCGAAGGCGCGGCATCCCTCGCCCGCTGGTCCTTCGACCCCATCATCATCCTCGTCGTCCTCCTCCCGGCGTGGCTCTATGCCCGGGGCCTGCGGAACTGGTACTTCCGCCCCTCCTGGTTCGCCTCCTGGCGTCCCTTCGCCTTCTATGCGGGCCTCTTCTCCCTCGTCATAGCCCTCTGCTCCCCCATAGACGCCATGAGCGACGATCTCTTCTTTATGCACATGGCCCAGCACATGCTGCTCCAGCTCATCGCACCGCCTCTTATCCTCCTCGGCGCGCCTACCACGCCCATCCTGCGCGGCCTTCCCCGCCGCGTGCGCCAGGGCTTCGTGCGGCCCATCGTGCGCAACCAGCTGGCCCGCGCCCTCTTCGGCCTCATCGCCAATCCC contains the following coding sequences:
- a CDS encoding peroxiredoxin family protein — encoded protein: MCRNQLVELQENYQAFKARNVEVLAISMDRESDAKQMADLAKAQYPVLPDPTGAIVRRYGVFNLLGDSVAAPATYIVAKSGAVTWDHIPRDIADRPTSVQLLQRPELPK
- a CDS encoding CcmD family protein — protein: MSGITAVYVAFSIVIAAIFGYTFLLGCRQRDVEAEIQDLKAAIAQKKSGT
- a CDS encoding redoxin domain-containing protein; the protein is MQNKVAVLLAALAVAGIIASCSGGDSGKGRPTLTPAFRTPTPTAPIATVRQGQQAPDFTVRAADGREIALSKLLQEKQAVILVFYRGFF
- a CDS encoding cytochrome C assembly protein; translated protein: MNTAQPKGSGPGFMGLPPARLISYIYFHPELLGLAAAVLWIVGLYLALIWAPVDLLQGEPYRIFYLHLPMALAAYLSFIVVFIGGILYLWKRKRLFDVWARSAAEVGLLFLTLVIVSGGIWGQATWGTFWAWEPRLTFTFILWLIFVAYVMLRQTVKDQEQGARYAAVLGIIGFLDMPMVFLSVYLTDRDLHPEPRELPPEVWTVTWVTFAAFMALLAYILIQRVRIEQSREELEELRASLEE